In Cellvibrio polysaccharolyticus, a genomic segment contains:
- a CDS encoding alpha/beta fold hydrolase — protein MLFRVGCLLLLSLCCRAFAQEEPVTYGSRLEGFDYPFEVKTFAFESQQQALEMAYMDIQPEKPNGATVVLFHGKNFCAATWEGSIAELHRAGFRVIAPDQVGFCKSSKPDAYQFTFQQLAANTRALLDSLDIKDVTVMGHSMGGMLATRFALQYPQQTRQLVMVNPIGLEDWKALGVPYRSVDQWFEREMKTSAEGIRQYQLNTYYAGEWRPEFDRWVEMQAGMFRGRGKHAVAWNSALTADMIMSQPVLYEFPLLKMPVLLLIGELDNTALGKDAAAPELQAQLGNYKVLGKTAAEQIPDAKLVVFEDLGHSPHIQAPDRFHKALLSNLVR, from the coding sequence ATGTTGTTCCGTGTTGGTTGTTTGTTGTTGCTGAGCTTGTGCTGTCGGGCTTTCGCCCAGGAGGAGCCGGTTACCTATGGTTCCCGTCTTGAGGGGTTTGATTACCCGTTCGAGGTAAAAACCTTTGCCTTTGAATCTCAGCAACAGGCGCTGGAAATGGCCTACATGGACATTCAGCCGGAAAAGCCCAACGGGGCCACGGTGGTGCTGTTTCATGGCAAAAACTTCTGCGCCGCCACTTGGGAAGGCAGTATTGCTGAACTGCACCGCGCCGGTTTTCGGGTAATCGCACCGGATCAGGTCGGCTTTTGCAAATCCAGCAAACCGGATGCCTATCAATTCACATTTCAACAACTCGCCGCCAACACCCGCGCGCTGCTGGACTCGCTCGATATTAAAGACGTGACCGTCATGGGGCACTCCATGGGCGGCATGCTGGCGACCCGGTTTGCGCTGCAATACCCGCAACAAACCCGTCAGCTGGTGATGGTAAACCCGATTGGTCTGGAAGACTGGAAAGCGCTGGGCGTTCCTTATCGCAGCGTTGACCAATGGTTTGAGCGCGAGATGAAAACCTCGGCTGAAGGTATTCGCCAGTATCAGCTGAACACCTACTACGCCGGTGAATGGCGCCCGGAATTTGATCGCTGGGTAGAAATGCAGGCGGGCATGTTTCGTGGTCGCGGCAAACACGCGGTGGCCTGGAATTCGGCGCTGACCGCCGACATGATTATGTCGCAGCCGGTGCTTTATGAATTTCCGCTGTTGAAAATGCCGGTACTGTTGCTGATTGGCGAGCTGGATAACACCGCACTCGGCAAAGACGCCGCCGCGCCAGAGTTGCAAGCACAGCTGGGCAATTACAAAGTGCTGGGCAAGACTGCGGCCGAGCAGATTCCCGATGCCAAATTGGTGGTTTTCGAAGACCTCGGCCACTCCCCCCATATTCAGGCACCGGACCGTTTCCACAAGGCACTCTTATCCAATCTGGTGCGTTAA
- a CDS encoding NADH:flavin oxidoreductase/NADH oxidase has product MSALFTPFTLKDVTLRNRIAVPPMCQYKAVDGFTNEWHQVHYPSIARGGAGLVIVEATAVSPEGRITPDCTGLWNDQQAEGMATIAAGIKAAGSVPGIQIAHAGRKASANNPWEGDDHIAEGDARGWQTIAPSAIAFGNDLGKVPTAMTLDDIARVQADFVAAARRARDAGFEWLELHFAHGYLAQSFFSPHSNQRDDQYGGSFENRSRFLLETLAAVREVWPENLPLTARFGVIEYDGRDEETLSESIALVRKMREAGLDMLNVSVNFVIPDVNIPWATPAFLAPIAERVSREAGLPVAASWGIDDPQLAERVVADGQMDLVMIGRANLANPHYVYHLAQVLGVNRPDWVLPSSYAHWLERYRGAARSTK; this is encoded by the coding sequence ATGTCTGCTTTATTTACCCCTTTCACCCTGAAAGACGTCACCCTGCGCAACCGCATCGCTGTACCGCCCATGTGCCAGTACAAAGCGGTAGATGGTTTTACCAACGAATGGCATCAGGTGCACTATCCGTCTATCGCTCGTGGCGGTGCCGGGCTGGTGATTGTAGAAGCTACCGCGGTTTCCCCCGAAGGTCGCATCACCCCGGATTGCACCGGCTTGTGGAATGACCAGCAAGCAGAAGGCATGGCGACGATTGCAGCCGGTATCAAAGCAGCAGGTTCTGTACCAGGTATTCAAATCGCCCACGCCGGCCGCAAAGCCAGCGCCAATAATCCCTGGGAAGGTGACGACCATATTGCCGAAGGCGATGCCCGCGGCTGGCAAACCATCGCGCCTTCTGCCATCGCCTTTGGTAACGATCTGGGCAAAGTGCCCACCGCCATGACGCTGGATGATATTGCCCGCGTTCAGGCAGATTTTGTGGCCGCCGCCCGCCGCGCCCGCGACGCCGGTTTTGAATGGCTGGAATTGCATTTTGCTCACGGCTATCTGGCGCAAAGTTTCTTTTCACCACACAGCAACCAACGTGATGATCAGTATGGCGGCAGCTTCGAAAATCGCAGCCGCTTTTTGCTGGAAACTCTTGCTGCTGTGCGCGAAGTTTGGCCGGAAAATCTGCCACTGACCGCCCGCTTTGGTGTTATTGAATACGATGGTCGCGATGAAGAAACACTGAGTGAGTCCATCGCGCTGGTGCGCAAGATGCGCGAAGCGGGTTTGGATATGCTGAACGTGAGTGTGAACTTTGTGATTCCGGATGTGAATATTCCCTGGGCAACACCGGCGTTTCTGGCGCCGATTGCCGAGCGTGTCAGCCGCGAAGCCGGTTTGCCCGTCGCTGCATCATGGGGCATTGATGATCCACAGCTTGCCGAACGTGTGGTGGCAGATGGCCAAATGGATCTGGTGATGATCGGCCGCGCCAACCTCGCCAACCCACATTACGTGTACCATCTGGCGCAAGTACTCGGCGTGAACCGCCCCGACTGGGTACTGCCTTCATCCTACGCCCATTGGCTGGAACGCTATCGCGGTGCTGCACGTTCAACGAAATAA
- a CDS encoding LysR family transcriptional regulator produces MKDIKSLDLNLLKALEALLDERNVTRAAAKLGVTQPAMSGMLTRLRETFDDPLFVRSRHGMIPTPRAEALTAPVRQVICEISELIQPAIFDPASARLTYTIAATDYAFRAVAVPFIALLKQHAPQIRVSLVAIRDSSLQQQLERGEIDLALISPENSPPEMHARSLYEERYVCVVRETHPVVQQWPITPEQFCAMDHALGSYTGGGFYGVTDEALQPFGLQRQVTLSVQSFAVLPDILRASDMIAVLPSRLVKGIQGLAVLEPPIPIPGFTNSAVWHERTHRDSAHRWLRDLLFQICLRPCL; encoded by the coding sequence ATGAAAGATATTAAAAGTCTGGATCTCAATTTGTTAAAAGCGCTTGAGGCATTGCTGGACGAGCGCAATGTAACACGGGCAGCGGCAAAGTTGGGGGTTACCCAGCCGGCGATGAGTGGCATGTTAACAAGATTGCGCGAAACCTTCGATGACCCGTTATTTGTACGCTCCCGCCACGGCATGATTCCCACCCCGCGTGCAGAGGCATTAACTGCACCGGTGCGTCAGGTTATTTGTGAAATTTCAGAATTGATTCAACCTGCTATTTTCGATCCTGCTTCAGCGCGGCTTACTTATACCATCGCTGCAACGGATTATGCTTTTCGCGCGGTAGCCGTTCCTTTTATTGCGCTGCTAAAACAACATGCACCGCAAATCCGGGTATCGCTGGTGGCGATTCGTGATAGCTCGTTGCAACAACAACTGGAGCGCGGCGAAATAGACCTTGCGTTGATCTCTCCGGAAAATTCGCCACCGGAAATGCACGCCCGTTCTTTATACGAAGAGCGCTATGTATGCGTGGTGCGGGAGACGCATCCGGTGGTGCAACAATGGCCGATCACGCCTGAACAATTTTGCGCGATGGACCATGCACTCGGTTCCTATACCGGTGGCGGTTTTTACGGTGTGACGGATGAAGCGCTGCAACCTTTCGGTTTGCAGCGGCAGGTAACGCTTTCAGTGCAGAGTTTTGCCGTGCTGCCAGACATCTTGCGCGCAAGCGATATGATTGCGGTATTGCCCTCGCGGCTGGTCAAGGGTATTCAGGGGCTGGCAGTACTTGAGCCACCCATCCCGATTCCCGGTTTCACCAACAGTGCCGTTTGGCATGAACGCACGCACCGCGACAGTGCACATCGCTGGTTGCGTGATTTGCTATTTCAAATTTGCCTGCGGCCCTGCTTATAA
- a CDS encoding FKBP-type peptidyl-prolyl cis-trans isomerase: MRDKKLNKGSSGQNRKASGDYLEKFRQKPGVEETASGLLYRVVEEGDGLSPLPGDTVVVHQRISSVNGKMIADTYKTGFPDEFTMKEAIPGIREGLQLARQGGRYEFVIPPELAWGKRGVGDKIGPNAVLVFDVRLVNVKPG, from the coding sequence ATGCGTGATAAAAAATTGAACAAGGGCTCTTCAGGCCAAAATCGTAAAGCCAGTGGCGACTACCTGGAAAAATTCCGGCAAAAGCCGGGCGTGGAAGAAACCGCATCCGGTTTGTTATATCGGGTGGTTGAAGAAGGTGATGGTTTATCACCGCTGCCAGGCGATACGGTAGTGGTGCATCAGCGGATTTCCAGTGTGAATGGCAAGATGATTGCCGACACCTACAAGACCGGCTTCCCTGACGAATTTACTATGAAGGAAGCCATCCCCGGCATTCGCGAAGGTTTGCAACTCGCCCGCCAGGGCGGCCGTTATGAATTTGTCATACCGCCAGAACTGGCTTGGGGAAAGCGCGGCGTGGGCGATAAAATTGGCCCCAATGCCGTGCTGGTTTTTGATGTGCGGCTGGTGAATGTGAAGCCGGGTTAA
- a CDS encoding roadblock/LC7 domain-containing protein: MSSDADLRNRLQPLFARYAENDAIEVIALATTDGFPVYSINQGAEHFAEDTLSAAASTLHSVSNAVTRQILGKGFKITFIEAEQGNVAFVALTLSGRDYVLVMSARESLNIASLRLLINRLAKEMG; this comes from the coding sequence ATGTCATCTGATGCTGATCTTCGTAACCGATTGCAGCCGCTGTTTGCCCGTTATGCAGAAAACGATGCGATAGAAGTGATTGCGCTGGCCACAACCGATGGCTTTCCTGTGTATAGCATCAATCAGGGCGCTGAACATTTTGCCGAGGACACACTATCTGCCGCCGCCAGCACCTTGCACTCGGTTAGCAACGCGGTAACGCGGCAAATATTGGGCAAAGGTTTCAAAATTACCTTTATTGAAGCGGAGCAGGGCAATGTTGCTTTTGTCGCACTGACGCTGTCGGGCCGCGATTATGTCCTGGTCATGTCAGCGCGGGAATCGCTCAATATCGCCAGCCTGCGATTATTGATTAACCGCCTGGCGAAGGAAATGGGTTAA
- a CDS encoding GTP-binding protein, which produces MEMIYQKLAVVGEVGAGKTQFIHTISEISPFATEAKSSVDIGKEYTTVGIDYGRLMLADHIALGIYGLPGQQRFQMLWEMVRRGLWGLLVLVRFNDDAKIHVLHEILDYFFATKKDLPLVIGLTHCDEAASDDDINLLLDSIQYTLDDHQLQAPVVPVDPRDVESSLMLLSLFDSLQNPAEDFEEKLHVI; this is translated from the coding sequence ATGGAAATGATCTATCAAAAACTGGCGGTGGTTGGCGAGGTGGGTGCCGGTAAAACGCAATTTATCCATACGATCAGCGAAATTTCTCCCTTCGCCACCGAGGCTAAATCCAGTGTCGATATCGGCAAGGAATACACCACCGTAGGAATTGATTACGGCCGGCTGATGTTGGCGGATCATATTGCGCTGGGCATCTATGGTTTGCCTGGGCAGCAGCGTTTTCAAATGCTGTGGGAGATGGTGCGCCGCGGTCTGTGGGGGTTATTGGTGCTGGTCCGGTTTAACGATGATGCCAAAATTCATGTTTTGCATGAAATTCTGGATTACTTTTTCGCCACGAAAAAAGATTTACCGCTGGTTATCGGGCTGACCCACTGTGACGAGGCGGCCAGTGATGACGATATCAATCTTTTGCTGGATTCCATTCAATACACGCTGGATGACCATCAGTTACAGGCGCCGGTTGTGCCGGTTGATCCGCGAGATGTGGAATCGTCATTGATGTTGTTATCTCTGTTCGATTCGTTGCAAAACCCGGCTGAAGATTTTGAGGAAAAATTACATGTCATCTGA
- a CDS encoding BLUF domain-containing protein: protein MTRRIAFLATLPGNMDDSEYAERIYHLFDSARIYNKEHRIHGAFLVHHNTSFQVLEGESGELAKYVYRMSRDPRLSSVSVILNREIARPLFNRWTIKLLNEGHGDHAGFLEKLHDALKSQWLIQQEKDKSRLAEFFPSRNQENIHIAVPVAIADDGTRYRKMALSMKAWPRPTQLRLTADLIKLCPRLIGRKIGYQRLLDMELFSSEEKLVEQLQLLDHIHVLEISPAQQPASLPTLQEHTAPTPVSTGSLFSQALRKFIHARTDRGMH, encoded by the coding sequence TTGACCAGGAGAATTGCTTTTCTGGCAACCTTGCCCGGTAACATGGATGACAGTGAATACGCCGAGCGTATTTATCATCTGTTTGACTCGGCGCGCATCTACAATAAGGAACACCGTATTCATGGTGCATTTCTTGTGCATCACAATACCTCGTTCCAGGTGCTGGAAGGCGAGTCGGGGGAGTTGGCTAAATATGTTTACCGTATGAGCCGCGATCCGCGCCTTTCATCGGTCAGTGTTATTCTCAATCGCGAAATTGCCCGGCCTCTCTTCAACCGTTGGACGATCAAATTATTAAATGAAGGGCACGGCGACCACGCCGGTTTTCTTGAAAAATTACATGATGCGCTGAAAAGCCAATGGTTGATTCAACAGGAAAAAGATAAAAGCCGACTGGCAGAGTTTTTCCCCTCCCGCAACCAGGAAAATATCCACATCGCGGTTCCGGTAGCGATTGCTGATGACGGCACGCGTTACCGGAAAATGGCTTTGTCAATGAAAGCCTGGCCGCGCCCCACGCAACTGCGGTTAACCGCCGACCTTATCAAACTCTGCCCTCGTCTTATTGGCCGAAAAATTGGCTACCAGCGGTTACTGGACATGGAACTGTTTAGCAGTGAAGAAAAACTGGTTGAGCAATTGCAACTGCTTGACCATATTCATGTACTGGAAATTTCCCCGGCTCAGCAGCCTGCGTCTCTGCCGACTCTGCAAGAACATACAGCGCCCACCCCCGTGTCTACCGGATCATTATTCAGCCAGGCATTGCGTAAATTTATTCATGCAAGAACAGACCGGGGAATGCATTGA
- a CDS encoding DUF2264 domain-containing protein: protein MTNRLPYIRRIAGVVLAGVLCSAISVSAQQKSSATTNNNIFVIEKPDYELSPHTGMTREHWKDAALYLLEGAFSHIQSIDDSMVFPRFPGEVRPADKPASVTEKLEGLSRTLFAASVLMRENPDLTINNIKVADYYRHHLVKLTQADSNTFIPHRKKDAGTHQNLVEFGAVAISLFVAPEILWQPLSKEERDALAAVMLSWGDGPTVPSNWKFFNIYILSFFKQQGYPVNETLLVEYLNLSLDHYRGEGWYNDNPAYDYYSMWAFQMYGVMWADFFGNEHYPKIAEKLVANFREINDNYPYLFARDGEMIMWGRSIAYRFASITPFPLMALVDKNPVDYGWMRRISSGNLLQFLQHPEFLQDRVPTLGFYGSFAPAVQQYSVRGSSYWSLKAFLALLVPADHAFWTVKESEGAWETSLAENTVHNKFQPGSEILITNYPNIGASEVRAWCHVKVIDNWEAFRGSENYNRLSYNSAFPWQADGSNGEVAMNYLVKNKQGVWEALRLFDFKKFDNGIYYRSAVLETDEQVAFNLADIPLANGILRIDQNISKTETDFRLGHYALPDNGQGIRKSSRKVNNHEVQLIDNGEYQLALVSLSGWDKIETLNTIGLHPASEKSAVINVQHRLKKSAESPVTYATLMLWKKSGETWSDEELMPVKSVNVEAKHIDVAFNDGARKKIRFE from the coding sequence ATGACTAATCGCCTTCCTTATATTCGTCGTATCGCCGGAGTCGTGCTTGCCGGTGTTTTATGCAGTGCAATTTCTGTTAGCGCCCAACAAAAATCCTCCGCAACAACCAACAATAATATTTTTGTGATTGAGAAGCCGGACTATGAGTTGAGCCCGCACACGGGCATGACCCGCGAGCATTGGAAAGATGCTGCCTTGTATTTGCTGGAAGGTGCGTTCAGCCATATTCAATCTATTGATGACTCAATGGTGTTCCCGCGATTTCCCGGTGAAGTGCGGCCAGCCGACAAACCTGCGTCGGTAACCGAAAAGCTTGAGGGGCTTTCGCGCACGTTGTTTGCTGCCAGCGTGTTGATGCGTGAGAACCCGGATCTGACCATTAACAATATCAAGGTGGCCGATTACTATCGTCACCATCTGGTCAAGTTGACGCAGGCGGATAGCAATACCTTTATTCCTCATCGCAAGAAAGATGCCGGTACTCACCAAAACCTGGTGGAATTTGGTGCGGTAGCCATCTCGCTATTTGTTGCACCGGAAATTCTCTGGCAACCGCTCAGCAAAGAGGAGCGCGATGCGCTGGCGGCGGTGATGCTCAGCTGGGGCGATGGCCCGACCGTGCCGTCCAACTGGAAATTTTTTAATATTTATATTTTGAGTTTTTTTAAACAACAGGGCTATCCGGTTAATGAAACCCTGCTGGTAGAATATCTGAATCTGTCACTGGATCACTACCGTGGCGAAGGCTGGTATAACGATAACCCCGCGTACGATTATTACAGCATGTGGGCGTTTCAAATGTACGGTGTTATGTGGGCTGACTTTTTTGGGAATGAACACTACCCGAAAATTGCCGAAAAACTGGTTGCCAACTTTCGCGAGATTAACGACAACTATCCTTATCTGTTTGCGCGTGATGGCGAGATGATTATGTGGGGGCGCAGCATTGCCTATCGCTTTGCCAGTATTACACCTTTCCCGTTAATGGCGCTGGTTGATAAAAACCCGGTTGATTACGGCTGGATGCGTCGCATTTCTTCCGGCAACCTGTTGCAGTTTCTGCAGCATCCTGAATTCCTTCAGGACCGCGTACCCACACTGGGTTTTTATGGCAGCTTTGCGCCTGCGGTACAACAATACAGTGTGCGTGGCAGTTCTTACTGGTCTTTGAAAGCTTTCCTCGCGTTGCTGGTTCCGGCTGATCACGCCTTCTGGACAGTCAAAGAAAGCGAAGGTGCATGGGAAACGTCACTGGCGGAAAACACTGTGCATAATAAATTTCAACCTGGCTCGGAAATTCTGATTACCAACTATCCGAATATCGGCGCATCGGAAGTTCGCGCCTGGTGCCATGTGAAGGTGATTGATAATTGGGAAGCCTTCCGCGGCAGCGAAAACTATAACCGTCTTTCCTACAACAGTGCTTTTCCCTGGCAGGCCGATGGCAGCAACGGCGAAGTCGCGATGAATTACCTGGTTAAAAATAAACAGGGAGTCTGGGAGGCGCTACGTTTATTCGATTTCAAAAAGTTCGACAACGGCATTTATTACCGTAGCGCGGTGTTGGAAACCGATGAGCAGGTTGCTTTCAATCTGGCGGATATTCCGCTGGCCAATGGAATTTTGCGTATTGATCAAAATATCAGTAAAACAGAGACCGACTTTCGTTTGGGGCATTACGCCTTGCCGGATAACGGGCAGGGCATTCGCAAGTCCAGCCGCAAGGTCAATAACCATGAGGTACAGTTGATTGATAATGGCGAGTATCAGTTGGCGTTAGTGTCGCTATCCGGCTGGGATAAAATAGAAACGTTGAATACTATCGGCTTGCACCCCGCCAGTGAAAAAAGCGCTGTTATTAATGTGCAGCATCGTTTGAAAAAATCTGCTGAAAGCCCGGTAACCTATGCCACCTTGATGCTGTGGAAAAAATCCGGTGAAACCTGGTCGGATGAAGAGTTGATGCCGGTCAAGTCTGTAAACGTTGAAGCTAAACATATTGATGTTGCTTTTAACGACGGAGCCAGAAAAAAAATCCGCTTTGAATAA
- a CDS encoding glycoside hydrolase family 88/105 protein has protein sequence MMIRFSFPKALVALSLAFTLSACSKQSSAPEQVLPEAKNVLQTLTKANDYWQRENSEPGWAFWEHAAYHTGNMEAYYVTNHQPYLDYSMRWGEKNEWKGAKSDDRANWKYSYGETDDFVLFGDWQIAFQIYIDLYKITDDEKKIARAIEVMEYQMSTDAVDYWWWADGLYMVMPVMTKLYHVTGNELYLEKLHDYFIYAKSIMYDEETGLFFRDAKYVYPQHKSLNGHKDFWARGDGWVFAGLAKVLADLPKDHKHRDEYLKVYLRMAETLVGLQQPGGYWTRSLLDPEHAPGYETSGTAFFTYGYLWGINNGYLERERYLPVALNAWEYLTGVALQEDGKLGYIQPIGERAIPGQVVDANSTANFGVGAFLLAASEMYRLVK, from the coding sequence ATGATGATACGTTTTTCTTTTCCAAAGGCGCTTGTTGCGCTGTCTCTGGCTTTTACTCTCAGTGCTTGTTCAAAGCAGTCATCGGCTCCGGAGCAAGTGCTTCCGGAGGCAAAAAATGTTTTGCAAACCCTTACCAAAGCCAATGATTACTGGCAGCGCGAGAACTCTGAGCCAGGTTGGGCATTCTGGGAACATGCGGCTTACCACACCGGTAATATGGAAGCCTACTATGTTACCAACCATCAGCCTTATCTCGATTACTCGATGCGTTGGGGTGAAAAAAATGAATGGAAGGGCGCTAAGTCTGACGATCGTGCCAACTGGAAATACAGCTACGGCGAGACGGATGATTTCGTTTTATTTGGTGATTGGCAGATTGCTTTTCAAATCTACATAGATCTTTACAAAATTACCGATGACGAGAAAAAAATTGCTCGTGCCATCGAAGTGATGGAATACCAGATGTCTACCGACGCGGTGGATTACTGGTGGTGGGCGGATGGCTTGTATATGGTTATGCCGGTGATGACCAAACTTTATCACGTCACCGGTAACGAGTTGTATCTGGAAAAACTGCACGACTATTTCATCTACGCCAAAAGCATTATGTACGATGAGGAAACCGGTCTTTTCTTTCGCGATGCCAAGTACGTGTACCCGCAACATAAAAGTCTGAATGGTCATAAAGATTTCTGGGCGCGTGGTGATGGCTGGGTGTTTGCCGGTCTGGCAAAAGTGTTGGCTGACTTGCCGAAAGATCACAAGCACCGCGATGAATACCTCAAGGTTTACCTGCGTATGGCAGAAACCCTGGTTGGTTTACAACAGCCTGGCGGTTATTGGACGCGCAGCTTGCTCGACCCGGAACACGCACCGGGTTACGAAACCAGCGGTACAGCTTTCTTTACTTACGGTTATCTCTGGGGGATTAACAACGGTTACCTGGAGCGCGAGCGCTATTTACCGGTGGCGTTGAATGCCTGGGAATATTTGACCGGTGTTGCTTTGCAGGAAGATGGCAAACTGGGTTATATCCAGCCGATTGGTGAGCGCGCCATTCCCGGTCAGGTGGTGGATGCCAATTCGACAGCCAATTTTGGTGTTGGCGCTTTTCTATTAGCCGCATCGGAAATGTATCGTCTGGTTAAGTAA
- a CDS encoding DUF6622 family protein codes for MDENFIYTILFQTPGWVYFLFFALVLLGFYQRRSRIVSHTRLLILPLSMSGFSFYGLVASFGFNWLSVICWLSGFIVSIIFFRQLSIEKVKKLPSGKFEVKGSWWSLVLIMAIFFIRYFIGYAQAINHVILQQSEFIVTVSFLLGLLSGVFVALIAAGFSLRRVGADH; via the coding sequence ATGGATGAAAATTTTATATACACTATCCTTTTTCAAACACCCGGGTGGGTGTATTTTTTATTTTTTGCTCTTGTGTTGCTGGGTTTTTATCAGCGCAGAAGCAGGATAGTAAGTCACACGAGACTTCTCATTCTGCCCTTGTCCATGTCCGGTTTTTCCTTTTATGGGCTCGTGGCATCTTTTGGTTTTAATTGGCTTTCTGTTATCTGCTGGCTGTCCGGGTTTATTGTTTCTATTATTTTTTTTAGGCAGCTTTCTATAGAAAAAGTAAAAAAGCTACCATCCGGAAAATTTGAGGTAAAAGGTAGTTGGTGGTCGCTTGTGTTGATTATGGCCATTTTCTTTATCCGATATTTTATTGGCTATGCACAAGCTATCAATCATGTGATTTTGCAGCAGTCGGAGTTTATCGTTACGGTGAGCTTTTTATTAGGGCTACTTAGCGGAGTTTTTGTGGCACTGATAGCAGCCGGCTTTTCTCTCCGGCGAGTGGGCGCAGATCACTGA